The DNA sequence GAGAGGCTCCTTTGTCGCCCCTCGATTGAGCGAGCGACAGTGCCTGCCACGAAAGGCTGGCCTTTACCATCCGAGCTCCCTTGCCGGTTCAGACCTGCGCTACCCTGCAGGTCCTTCCCGGGGGATGGTAGGGGAAAAGGGGATGTGGGTAGCTGTGTGGAGAATGAACTAAACTCATAGCATATCTAAATCATATCGAGTCAGCTTGGAATGAACACATACAAATGAAAAAGAGCATACTTTGGCATAAGATTTCATCGTCGAAACATAGTAACCTGAACCTAAGACACATTAGTATCTGGGACGATAACCAACAAGATTGTTGCTCACTGGTTTGTAATAGACTGACTGGGGCGATTGGATACAATCAATGGACTTGAGATAGAAAAAACTCACAAAGTGTGGGGAATACCGGTGAATTTTTAATGTGCTATTGGTCGGTTATGCCCGTGGGCACAACCTAAGCCAAAGAGGCCACGACAAGGCTGCACAAGGATGGCGCGAACGAGTGTCATGCCATCCCCTCTTTGGAAAAAAAATCCCTCTTCAAACCATGCTCTCGTTTGAGCGAAATCTGAAGAGGTTGTTATCGCTTCCCGATTAACAGGAAGCGATAGATTGAGTCTCGTGAGAGACTCCTTTGTCGCCACTCGATTGAGCGAGCGACAGTGCCTGCCTCGAAAGGCTGGCCTTTACCACCCGAGCTCCCTTGCCGGTTCAGACCTGCACTACCCTGCAGGTCCTCGCCGGGGGATGGTAGGAATAACGGGGATGTGGGTAGCGGCCCAATTATTGAGCGTTGCAATAGTTATGCATAACATATAGCTAATAATCACCAGTCAGTGTCGGCAACAAATATAATGAAGATGAATGTGGGCATACAAGAGTATATAATCTTATCATCGAAGCATGTTGCATATTTCTGGTTGTATGGAAATGGGATGTGGGTAGCGTTGTGGTGGGTGACCGAAATTTATAACATAACTCTAAATCATATCAGGTCAGACCGAATGAAAGCGTACGTGcgagaaaaagaacataccTTATTTTAAAGTCTTATCGTCGAGGCATAGTGGTCTGAATGCATCACCAGTTAGTGTCCTGGACGATAACTAACAAGAGCATTACTCACCTGAATTGTCATGCGCGGGCTGGGGTAATTGGGCCCGCCCGCCGTTGATGAAACGATCCCCTTGACGGCGTTTGGCCGTAGAATGAGGATCGCGTTGGTAAGTGATGTGATTCGTTAGCTAGAATTTGAGAAAAAACAACGCGTTAGACGAGAACGAACGTACATGTATGCACTAACGAACCTTTAACTATCAGATGTGCATTTATCAAGGAACCGCAGCCTGAATACGCGTTGAAGAGAGATTAGTAAACGCTCGAATGAACTGACTGACGACAAAGCCACTCACATTTTCGGGGGCTGACCGGCGGGCATCGTAGAACGCCTCGCCGGTCATGGACCTCGTCGACGGCTTATGCCATCGAACGAGCTTTGCCAATGGGGGTGCAGCGTGTGCACGCCCCATGACAGCGCCTCAATGTCGCCACAGGCACGACAGAGGCCTTTATCGTCCGCTGTGCCGCCCGTTTAGCTGGCGCGCGGACGATAGTGGTGATGGAGTCCCCGTATAGACCTGTGGTGCAGATTGTCAGTAAAAGTATATATGCGTTAGAATGTGGCATACCTTTGGCGACGTCGCCACCGAGTGGTCAGCCACCCAGTGGCATATCGCTGTCGTTGTGGTGAATATTGAAGACGCGTCTCAAGCCCATATAGGGCTGCAGAGACTCGATGCAGTCTTCACCGCAGACGAGATGGGGGAGCTTGTGGAGGGGAGTGCACACCCAAGCCAATCTTTATACGGTGGAGGTGCAGGTCAAAAGGCAGTGGCGTCCTTCCCAAGTTCTGTCAGTACACACAATCGGCAGACACGGCACAGAATTTATTTTTGACATCTCACCATATGGCCGCTACCCCGTCCTTCActtattttccttttctggATTTTCTACACTGACCAGCGACCACGTTCGAGGCACTCGTCAGAGGGCTGTGGATTCCCGAGGCTTCTGCGGATCGATAATCAATCAGAAAGAAGTCAGAAACATCCATTCCCTTTGTCTTTCTCATCGATTAAAGTGAAAAGGGGTTAGATGGTGCTCACGGGAGGTTGATAGGGTCTCGATGTCGATGCTCGGCGGCACACAAAGGCGGATTTAGAATGCctttccaaaaaaaaaaaatgatgatTTCTCTGAGGGTCTTAGCACCGTTGTGGAAGTAGTGCTTCCCTTTAAGTATACATTGACGAGGTGTTTGGATTTCTTGAAAAAGAGTGACCACTCCAAGGGTCGTAGCCCCTCCGTACCAACGACCTGGGTGCTCCATTGATTTTTTTACCCTGAACAATTTACAATCAAGACACGATTCCATACGACGTCCGGCGGTCGGCGACAGTGGGAACGGAATCAGGATGACGACCTATAAACTTGTAGATcaaccaaaatcaaaatgaccaacaaaaaaggtattataaaatatacaaaaaAGCAACAACAATGACCGCCAAAAGACAAGACACATAAACGCAGATAGGTATTAAGATATTAACTAGtaggaaaaaagaaaatcaaacaaacaaacaaggAGGCAGGGAAATGGGGAAGGAGGTtacgatgatgatgggaaCAGGCAGAATGGCAGAAATTGGAACTAGAAGTGAGTTGGAGTCAtgtgaaaagagaaaaagaaaagtacgTGGTATGCAAGCAAGCAAGCGTGAAAAGTCAGTGATTAGAATGAAGCAGGATatgggatgggaatgggagGGGAGAATACAGGAACGGGTGCACAAACAAGAATCAGTATGacagaagaaggaaaaaaattgaaaatgaaaaccACCAAtgaaaaattcaaaaaaaagagaaaacgcAACCCGAAAGGGTAGGTATTAATCGATACGCGGTATAATTCCTTTTCAACACCCCAGCACTTACGCCTTGCCTCACCTAGACGTCGGCCCCCTTTTACGAATCCGCCTTCTCCATTTGTGATTTGTTTTGCccttcttcaccttcaatGGGCTAACGCCACATACATACGCATCATCACGACGGGCTTGAAAGAGGCAACGGCGGTCTCGTATCATCCGTCCGCGTAATCTCTTCATATATCAACACTGTACGATTCACGATCCCAAACCAAAGCGCGATCACAATCGCCAAGCAATTCCAAAACCCACAAAAGCAAATATAAAGAAAAAAGATATTCGTCAGCGCACagttcaaaaaaaaaagtccaaaACGAAGCGGGcgaaaagagagaagagCGATGGGGTTGGGCGTAAATTGGCCATGAGTTGGCGGGGATGAAATCCGCCTTGGAATGGAGTGCTGTGAAGCAGGGCAGGCGATGCGGGTCGTTGGAGGTGCAACCCCCCATAACCCAAACCAACAAGAAACGCGTAAACGCACCTTTCAACTGTTCCTTGGAAAGCGGCTCGCCGATATCAAAGTCGAAAAAGCTCGGGTCGAGCGGTTCGGCCGTGGGCTCGTCTTCGACGTCGTGGTAGGGCTAGAAAATAAGTTGTGGGGTgggatggaggtggatggatAGAGGTGAGGAATAGTTAGCACCAGTTACCAATGGGAAAGCAGGTGAAGATGGGAAAAACAGAAGCGGTCAAGGATTTGTTGGATAGCGGGAcaatcaaaagaaaaaagaaaataaaccTGGATGTTCACCAAGTCAAGTCATCCAGACAACAGAGAGGCAGACAGCAATGATGTAGGACGAATGGGCACAAATCATTCCGTTCCGACAGCGTTCACTCGTCCAGTGAAAATTTTTACATTTCGTCCCGTCATCCGGAAGAGCTTGGATCAAAAGTACGCATAAAAGGAAAGCACGAAACGAAAAATAGAAAGGAAGAACGGGAAGGAAGAACACATGAATGAACAATGAACATAAAAGGAACAAGGTTCAAGCAAGTGTCGAAAAAATATGTACGAATGACGTATGAAGAAGAGCGGAGAAGGCGGAGAAGCGGAGAAGCGAGCAAGACAAAAAGAGACTAAACCGAATCCGCGCGCgccatccccatcccatccATCTCATCGATGTGGGATTCCGATTATGATTGCGATAATCAGAAGCACGCAATTGTCTCGTCGTTCGCGGGTAGGAATGAAAGcggtgaaaatgaaaaaagtgAAAGGAGAAATAAACAGAACTGCGACGCGAGGAAACAAAGGGAAAGCAAAGAGTGAAACAATGGAATAAAGGGACAAAGAAAGTCGGGGAAGAAACAAAGCAAAGGACTCACCAGCAGATATGGGTGCTTGAGAGCCTCGGAGACATCGAGCCTCTTCTTGGGGCTGAACGCGAGGCATTTTTCCATGAGATCTATCGCCTGCATATCCAAATTGCACAGGAACATTCAACAGAAAGAAGGGGGGAAAGCGCAGTTAGCACAGACGCGCGCACAATGAAATTGATAACTCGAAACAAGAAGGCAaagcaaaaacaaagaaaaaggccaACCATCCTTCCACTCACCAACGGATTCGCACCGGGGAACATCTGGGCAAAGTTCTTCCTGCGGCGGAAGGGTAGGGCGCGGATGTACTCGCGCGAGCGCTCCGAGTTGATTGCGTAAAAGTCGTCGATGGTCGGTGTGCCGAGCGTTTCGAGGATGAGCGAGAGTTGGTGGTGGTCTGCATGCGTATAGGTGGGTGAAAATGCGCAGAAATGCATGGAAGGGTGGATATATGCACAAAAATGCATGGATGAGTGGATGTATGCGCAAAAATGCAAAGTGTACGGGTGTGTATCAGCTGCTGTTCAAGTGAGAGAGACAGATAGAGGGACGCACAGTCTCGTCCGGGAAACAGGGGGCGTCCGCTGAGCATCTCTGCGAGCACGCACCCAACGCTCCATATGTCAATTGCGCGGGTGTACTCTTTGAAAGTGAGCATGACCTCGGGGGCACGGTACCACCTTGAGAGCACCATCAGCAAAATCTCTTTCAACAACACGTATAAGTTATCACCTCGTCGCGACGTATTCCGTCATGAAAGTGCTGGTGTCATCTGCGTCAGGAGGTGGGCGCGCGGATCGCGCAAGACCGAAATCGCAGATCTAAAAAGGTGGATGTAAGTGTGTGCGTGTGTCTGGATGACAACATGTCTGGAGCACCTTGAGATCGCAGTTCGAGTTGAGGAGAAGATTGGAGGGCTTGAGATCGCGATGGAGGACATCCGCCGAGTGCAAGGCCTTGAGTGCCCGGAGGGTCTACGGATGCGATGAACGGGGGATGCATAAGTGCAAACGTCGCGGGGAAACTCACCTTACCTGATAAGTAAAGTACTGTATGTGGTCGTCGCTCAGCTCCTGGGTGCGGATGACGCGGTGGAGATCGGTCTCCATGAGCTCCTGGACGAGATAGACCTCTTTGAAGTCGTGGATGGAGGGCGATTTGAGGATGTCGAGGATGGCGATGATGTTCTCGTGGCGAAAGTGTCGAAGAAGCTTTATCTCGCGCAGGGTGCGGAGACAGAACATGGAATGGTCAAAGGGAGAGATGCGCTTGATGGCGACCTTGCGCTGGGTGGGGATGTGGACGGCGGAGCTGTGGGACTATGAGAGGGAGCGGCGGTgagagaaaaggaggagaggcGCACCAGACGATGCCATACGCGCCCTCGCCGATGACATGCAACGGCTGGTAGTTGGTCCCCGTGATAAAGTTGTCCAGTCGGTCGTCTGGAATGTCCATGGATTAGCACTGGAGGAAAGATGGGAAATCGGCCCAATGAATGAACAATAATCAACTCGGCATCTCCCGAGCCCCTATCACTCCTACCACCATGGCTCTCCTTTTTGTCATTGGCGAGACTGGTCCCAATGTCTCCGTCGACGAGTTCAACGGTGAGCAGGTTCTCTTTGGCTACGACTCAACTAACATAGGACAGACTGGTACGATAATGAGCACGCTCCCAAGCGTCTCACCGTCCCTGGCTTCGACACCGCGCGCCGCTACAAGGCCGTCGACGCACAGACTCCCACCTGGCTTGCCATCTACGACCTCGCGTCGCCCTCGGTCCCCTTTGACGCGCCGTACAAGTCTTTAGTGCCTTCTGACAAGGACAAGTCCATCATCCCGCGCCTCGAGTTCTTCACTCGCAGCGTCTGGGAACTCATCTCCGAGCAGCCGTCATCTGCACTCACGGCCGCCCCAGCGCACCTTCTCATCGTCACCTGTCTCGCAACTGGCCAAAAGGAATCCGACGAGCTCAACAAGTGGTACGAGACAGAACATATACCCGACATTCTAGCAGTCGGCTGTACCCGCGCCCGCCGCTACAAGCTCGTCGAGAGCGTCGATCTTACTAAAAAGACCAACCCTTCGCCAGACGAGGTCCACAATTACCTCGCAGTGTACGATTTTCCGAACGGGGACTACATTAACAACCCCGCGTTCGGCGCGAGTGTTCGTACGCCTTGGGCACTCAAGGCTCTCGCACCCCCCGTGCAGATGGCTCTACGCCGCTTCGAGCTCCATAAAGACATCCAGAACCCAGAAGGTGGGCATTTCGTTCTCACACGCGTGCAGCTCTTACCAATCGATTTTCTCAGCGTGAAAAAAGACTGTGTTCCAATGTATTACCAATGTATGCTGGAAAATAAAGCCCGACTTGCTTCTCACGAAAGCCTTCTCATGTGCTCAAGAAAGATAAAGAATGGATTCAAGATCAAAGGTACCGACGGCCTATAAAAAGATCGTCAGACCGAAAGCTTGTATACCCGACGCGTACAACACCATCGATAAGACGACCCAAAATGCATTGTTAAGGCGCATATAACCGCTCAAACTCGCACAGATAAGTATTTCCACTTCCCTTCCATCCTTCCCTCATCGACCCgctctcttcttctcgtACGCCTGACGCACAACTGTTTTGATCTCTGCGTTTTCACAAGCCCGCGACCCGCGAATGCAGGGAAGGATGGCAATGGCAAGGTGATGGGCGCATCGATGCACCAGTTCGCGTTTCGTGTGACGAGGACGAGATCAAGTACGGGGTCAACTATTGGTCCGCAGAGATTGTGGACCATGCTGGTACTGCAGCCTATGCAGAATGTTTAAAATGTACGTCGGTCTAGTGCTCTGGTTGTGGTATGGCTATGGCTAGCACCCGATCTCGCTTTCGGACTCGGACTTCAACTCGGATGGTCATGCTTTTGCTTTCTATACTGCCCTGCCCTGCCTCCTGCTCTGTACCGCCCTGTATCCCACTGCATTCTATTCGGATCTGTCCTCCTCTTGATTCTCCCGGCCACTGAGCTGGACGACGTACACTTCACGAGACCGGCAGTACTTTGAACGGTTAAACTGCTGTTCGATCTCTCATGCTCGTGTCAATACGCGCTGATTAACTCTGTGTTTCTATTTTACCTACGTAAGGTGCGTCCGCCATTTTTCGTACCTATCCATCCGCCCGCTGGCTTGGCTCGTTATGACAATTCTAGTGAACTAAACTAAGTTTGTAATACTTGCTGTTATGTACGTTCAGGAATGCAAATTTGAGTGTGGATTTGTTTAACTCTTCGAGCAGGCAATCGAAATTGGGAATTAGTATTTAGTACGACTACATATGCGGCTCACTTGTCTTTCGTTTTGAGACGGCGTCGTGCCAGCGCCGCCGCGGCTTCTCCTAGAAATAAAAGTGAAAGGCCATATCAAACCATGTTCTAATTGTTATGCTTTCATAGATAACAACATTCGCTAGATTCATCATTCATAAGTCCAAAAAGAAGACTGCGCAAAATAGAGACTAGACCTGGGACCAGATGGCACAACCGCGCTTATATGCTGCTAGACCTCTTAAATGCTAGATTTTTGCTTACAGCATCGGCGCTATAGTGTAGTGGTTATCACTCAAGATTCTGATTTGATTAGAGTTCTTGTAACCCCGGTTCGAATCCGGGTAGTGCCTTTTTGTGATTAAATTTATTTCTTTAATTTTAATACTATTATTGACCAGATGTTTAGTTTAACCACTGATTCATTTTGATGGCTGATTATTAGTAATATTTTCAACTCCAAATGCACCACAATTTATTAATTGTATGTGAAATGCAATGTGCTAATATGCTATCTTTTCATTTGTTTTGACAAGCTTTATGACCTATTACTACATGCCATAGAGTTTGTTTTGCTCACCCACGTTTTGCTTCACTGATGGCCAATAGCTTGTGGAGGCTAtgctcctcaacctccctAGGGACTTTGCCCCTATACCCCATTAGCACTTTGTGCCTCTTTATTGATACACTATTTAAATGTATTTATTTTCAACTCCTTTGTATTTTCTATCATATACAACCTGTTAGGTAGAGGAAAAAATTCAGAACTAAATAGACCTACTCACCACTAAAAGAGATTTTAATCACTTACTCAAATAATCTACTTATGGATTTTATAGATATTTTTACCAAATCTATAAATCTATTACCCGTTGAAATAGTTGGAAATCATGTGTAGCATATTGGATAATCCATCAAGTTAAATCTTTCAGGAGGTATTCTGAGGCTTTTACGGACTTATATTTAATTATCATTCTTCTACTTGATTTGTGAGCTGTTGCAAAGTGCGGCAATACGAGGCTTTTACTCACTAGGTAGTGTAATTGTTAATCTAGAATCTTCTGATTTGTATATTGCATAAATCATTCTAGTGTCTTTACATCTAGCTAGCCATCTTAAATTTGAATTGATTGATATTATTCTTTCTTCTATGCAttttgaaccagttgtaatGCCATTATGAAACCATACTCTGCCAGACCTATCAATGTATCGAGATATAAAATGATTTCCATTACCATATATAACTCCAGACAATGTAAGAACAGTTGTAATATTACCAATTTTAAACTTTAAATTTAGATCCAACTGAATATAAGGGTCTTCAATACTAAAAATTAGCAATGGTAGTACTTTGCTTAATAATAATGTTTGATTTAACCTGGTTGATATATTATTTACATAACATTCTGGACATTTTTTTCTATATTGAGAATTTATTCTCAAATTTTGCAAATCAGATAATGTTACAGAGTGAGGATAATTTGCACTTGTTATTAATGAAGTAATTAGATTCAAATTTAATTCTGGATTTCTTGCTTGATAATTACATATGTTACAACTTAAGTATATTTCACCAAATGATTCATTTCCTGTTAAAGAATCAATAATATTATTAATAAATGTATTATTATTTCTAGTTGGGAAAGAGGATCTATCACTTATAGCAAGAAATTGTCTTACATTATTTCTAGCCTCTTCAATTGAAATAGTATATTCAACTACTTGTTTAAATTCAACACATAACAAGGGCATAGCATCACTGTATAAATTAAGTATTTCATGCCAATAGGTAATATTTTCATTCTAAATATTGAAAATAATTGTAAAAATAGAATCATAAGAACAACTCCAGTTTTCATCATCCCATATCAGACTTATAGGCTCTTTTTCTAGTATAGAATTATTATTTATagctttttgttttttaacAGTGTGTATTTCTTTAATATTACCATTATACGTTGAAATATTATCATCTTTAATATCTGcatatttattttttgtatgtttgattttttttatttatattTATAACTTTTGAAACTGAAGTAAATTTATTTAAATTACTATTCCACATTGCATTATCCAATGGTGTTTTACTTTTTTCTTCACCAGGTATCTATTTTAAAACAGGATgtcattcaattttttcacATTTATCACCTATCCACAGTTAATAAGATCTTATTAATATGTTTCTAAAATCACCAACAATACTTGAAGGTAGCTTGTTTTCAAATTTTAATCTAGTAATTGTATTTAATATCTCAAATTCTCTAAATTCTTGTCTTAAATAACCGCTAATGCCTCTAGTAATTTTATCTGTATTAAAACCTTGTACTATAACTGTATTTTTAGCACTAGAACTTCTAGACAAGCATATATAATAAAAATAATATGTTTTGCAATGACTTAAATCTATAATATTAATAAGACATGTTTTACCTTGACTGGTATAATCAGTCATAGCAAAATTAGGTAAAATAACAACCTGCTGCCTCTGAATTTTAATTTCACTATCATCTGGAAGTTTGCAAATAATTGTTGTTTTACTTCTTGGTATAGGCACAATATTAGTAGGTAAATATGGAATATTAACTTCTTTTGGTGGATTTGTTAATTTAACAAATAATGTATTTAAACATTGCTTGCTATCGGGACCAATATAGCTATCCCATCCACAAATAGTTTCTTCTTGTCCCTTAGTTATACATAATTCAGTAGCATTATTATATCTTAGCATTACAGGCATACTGATATATAATGTTAGTTTTCCAGCTATGTATATGATTATTTGTACTAGGTACTGAATTCCATAgtgcttttttttctataaTATGTAGTATatatgctttatttttctttttaggTTTTCTTCCATGTTCCTTTTTGCCTTCATTATCTTCTTCAGCATCTATAGTGTCTATAGAATAGAAGTTTTGTAATTCTTGACCAGTATCTTTTGCAAATTGACTACATCCTAACTCATTAATTCAATCCTTTTGTACATTCCAAGCAGTAATTATTGAAATATATTTAAAATAATAGTTGCCTAACCAACCCTAGCTGGGcctgaatttatctgatcaagaaggcatttatacaaggggtagggggaggggtagggtgcacattctagttcaataggttctactgctccaattaagctgaaacttggcatgtactctgtctaacataaataaaaaataatagCATAGTTAAAAGGGTGTATACCAACCCCTagagggtgctattcaaggtgcactttttgaccaaaacatTATATGCTTAATTATACAATAATGGGTAAAAATATTGCAATTTTAATTTCAGATTCGGATTGagacactttaaaactataggtctaccaaaatAAACTAAGGGAAATGGTCCAAAAATGCACCCAAAAGCACCCAATCTATTGCCAGCAAtacacaaaagtagcataggatgagtgTTATTTATAGAGCCAGCAGTTAAGAGAAGGGGCAGGAACAGAGCCCTGATGTAATGGCTGTCAGCCCTaattctaatatatttagTCCAAGTTCCTGGGCTAAAAATAGTGCTAGATTCTTGCCTAATCATAGATAAGATTAATTATACCAGTTAAATGAAATAAATTTATAATGAAAGCGCACcacaatgaaatcaattaATGTTAATAAAAGCACACcacaatgaaatcaatttTTAACAAAAGTGCACAGAAATGAATTTAATTAATATTAATGAAAGCACcacaatgaaatcaatttTTAATGAAAGCACACAGAAATGAATTCAATTAATACTAATAAAAGCATACGACaataaaatgaataaattCTAATGAAAGTGCACCACAATAAAATAAGTTAGTGATTTAATAAAattgtcagggtttctccagtttcccctctttatcttcacagaattatcttatcctttcattatcttatcaattatctgattagatagtttatttctttcatcacagcctttttgctccacttctttctagtaaattctatatgattcctagtcttactcatcctttttctatatgatgtcacttttattctttaaccttcctttatgatgtaatgtagggaatattctagaatagctgtagagtataaatactggacttgtaggtagctgtagcttcagcttcaatctcttagaatatccactatcattggtgtgatctcttagaatcattgagtctctttcactctcttattctctctttgctctcttactctccctctgctctctctctctctctcccttgcttgatctttgttggtggccttgtcacactgattatagtgttgccctgacaaaagattgaagctctctcaagacaactccaccatctctctttcaacaccaaactcttcaacctcttcaacctcttcaacattATCACCTCAACCTTTTTCCcccacttccaacccaccaacctcttcatcaacctcttcaccaatcttcttaccaacctctacatctccaccaatcttcaacatcctcctcaagacctttcctcaagacctttggctcatcatctttcctactctctgttgt is a window from the Psilocybe cubensis strain MGC-MH-2018 chromosome 8, whole genome shotgun sequence genome containing:
- a CDS encoding Mitogen-activated protein kinase 2 produces the protein MDIPDDRLDNFITGTNYQPLHVIGEGAYGIVCSAVHIPTQRKVAIKRISPFDHSMFCLRTLREIKLLRHFRHENIIAILDILKSPSIHDFKEVYLVQELMETDLHRVIRTQELSDDHIQYFTYQTLRALKALHSADVLHRDLKPSNLLLNSNCDLKICDFGLARSARPPPDADDTSTFMTEYVATRWYRAPEVMLTFKEYTRAIDIWSVGCVLAEMLSGRPLFPGRDYHHQLSLILETLGTPTIDDFYAINSERSREYIRALPFRRRKNFAQMFPGANPLAIDLMEKCLAFSPKKRLDVSEALKHPYLLPYHDVEDEPTAEPLDPSFFDFDIGEPLSKEQLKVLIYEEITRTDDTRPPLPLSSPS